A region of the Candidatus Eisenbacteria bacterium genome:
GCTTCACGTGCTCCGGCACCCAGAAGTCGTCATCATCGAGGAACGCGACCGCGTCGGCACGCGCTTCGCGGATTCCCAGATTGCGCGAAGCGGCGAGCCCCTGCGGCGGGTCGTCGTGCTCGAGCACGCGGGCGGGAAACTCGAGCCGGTCGAGCTCGGCGCGCGCCTCGTCGGAGAGCGGCTCGCCGCCGTCCCGCACGAGGACGAGCTCCAGCTCGAGATGCGTCTGTCGCGCGAGGGAGCGAAGCGCGTCCAGGAGCATCGCGGGACGGTTCCGCGTGGGAAGGACGATCGAGACCGACGGCACGGGTCAGCGCGCCGGGCGTTTCGGAGCCGGTCCGTTCCCCACACCGGGCGCGGCGAGCGGTTCGCCTCGGCGCGCTTCGGTGACGAGCCTCGCTCGCGAGCCGGATCCGCGAAGCTCCATGCAGAGGTGCCTCGCCCGCATCCAGACCTCGACGCCGGAGGGCTCGAGGAAGTCGTGAACGCCGTCCGCGATCGATTGGGTGAGGTCTTCCTGGAGCCGGGGCACGCGCGCGAGATCGCGGACGAAGCGGACCATCGCCCCCGCGCCCGAGACCTGCTCCTTCGGCATGTAACGCACGCGGACCTCGCCGAGATACGGCACGAGGTGGTGCGGGCAGAGCCCGTAGACCACGATTCCCTCGACGGAGACGATCTCGTCCGGGCGTCCGTTGTACGCGAGTGGCCGGAGCATCGGGCGCTCCTCGCGTAGTCCCGATGTGTACTCGGCGAAGAGCTCTGCGAGGAGCGCCGCGGTCACCGCGTATTCCTGGTTCCGTGACGCGTCCACTCCCAGGGACTGGAGGAAACGCTCGAGCGCCTGCACGTCGGGCTTGGCGGCCGCGAGCGGGGCCGTCGGGCGCGCGTGACGTGCCGGCTTGGTGGATCGCCTCGCCGCGCTCACAGTCCCAGCGCTCCCGCCTGCGCCTGCAGCGCCTGGAGCGTGAACGTCACGTGC
Encoded here:
- a CDS encoding GTP cyclohydrolase I encodes the protein MSAARRSTKPARHARPTAPLAAAKPDVQALERFLQSLGVDASRNQEYAVTAALLAELFAEYTSGLREERPMLRPLAYNGRPDEIVSVEGIVVYGLCPHHLVPYLGEVRVRYMPKEQVSGAGAMVRFVRDLARVPRLQEDLTQSIADGVHDFLEPSGVEVWMRARHLCMELRGSGSRARLVTEARRGEPLAAPGVGNGPAPKRPAR